Proteins co-encoded in one Punica granatum isolate Tunisia-2019 unplaced genomic scaffold, ASM765513v2 Contig00634, whole genome shotgun sequence genomic window:
- the LOC116191938 gene encoding villin-4-like — MSASMRDLDPAFRGAGQKAGIEIWRIENFKPVEVPQSSHGKFFTGDSYIVLKTTALKSGASRHDIHYWLGKDTSQDEAGTAAIMTVELDAALGGWAVQYREVQGHETEKFLSYFKPCIIPQEGGVASGFKHPEPEEHKTRLLVCKGKHTVQVKEVPFGRSSLNHDDIFILDTESKIFQFNGSNSSIQERAKALEVVQYVKDTYHDGKCDIATIQDGKLMADAETGEFWGFFGGFAPLPRKTGMQEDKKSLDTHSTKLLCVEKGQAEPIEAESLTKDRLETNKCYLLDCGVEVLVWMGRGTTLDERKSASKAAEELVSQPDRPPKCHVVRTTEGFETVSFRSKFDSWPQTANVAAPEEGRGKVAAMLRRQGVNVKGLVKSEPAKEEPQPYIDCTGDLQVWRVNGQEKILLQASDQSKFYSGDCYIFQYSYPGEDREEYLIGTWFGKKSIEEEREAAISLATKMVESLKFMATQARIYEGSEPVQFFSIMQSFIVFKGGLSDGYKKHIEENQLPDETYKEDTLAQFRVQGSGPENMQAIQVEPVGSSLNSSYCFILQSDSSVFTWIGSLTSPEDQELLERQLDLIKPNAQPKMQKEGAESDQFWELLGGKTEHPTQKIARNGMDDPHLFCCAISDGNLKVTEIYNFDQDDLMTEDIFVLDCQSEIYVWVGQQVNNKNKMQALKAGENFLERDFLMEKLSHEAPLYVIMEGSEPKFFTRFFKWDSVKSAMHGNSFERKLAILKHGGTSNIDKPKRRVPILHGGRASVPEKSQRSRSVSFSPDRARVRGRSPAFNALAANFENPNARNLSTPPPMIRKLYPKSVTPDSSRLASKSAAIAALTAPFEKSAPPPQQLRIPRSVKASPEAAKSNSEEKPIEDSKTNKIESIQEDVKEGEAEDEEGLTLYPYERLTTTSTDPVTDIDITKREAYLSAADFSEKFGMTKEAFYKLPKWKQNKLKMALQLF, encoded by the exons ATGTCTGCATCAATGAGAGATCTAGACCCCGCTTTCCGAGGAGCGGGACAGAAGGC TGGCATTGAAATATGGCGCATTGAGAATTTTAAACCCGTTGAGGTCCCGCAGTCTTCACATGGGAAGTTTTTCACCGGGGATTCATATATAGTTTTGAAG ACAACAGCTCTAAAAAGTGGGGCCTCACGACACGATATCCACTATTGGCTAGGTAAAGATACGAGTCAG GATGAAGCGGGTACTGCAGCGATCATGACCGTCGAATTGGATGCAGCCTTGGGGGGATGGGCAGTCCAGTATCGTGAGGTACAAGGCCACGAAACTGAGAAGTTCTTGTCTTACTTTAAGCCGTGTATAATACCTCAGGAGGGTGGGGTTGCATCTGGGTTTAAACATCCCGAGCCTGAAGAGCACAAGACGAGGTTGCTTGTTTGCAAAGGGAAGCACACTGTCCAAGTAAAAGAG GTTCCTTTTGGCCGGTCTTCCCTTAACCATGATGACATTTTTATTCTCGATACTGAGTCgaaaatttttcaattcaatggCTCTAATTCTTCCATTCAAGAGAGAGCCAAGGCACTGGAGGTTGTTCAGTATGTGAAGGATACATACCATGACGGGAAATGCGATATAGCTACTATCC AGGATGGGAAGTTGATGGCTGATGCTGAAACTGGAGAGTTCTGGGGATTCTTTGGCGGGTTTGCTCCCCTTCCGAGGAAAACAGGAATGCAAGAGGATAAGAAGAGTTTGGATACTCATTCCACTAAGCTACTTTG TGTTGAGAAGGGGCAGGCAGAACCTATCGAGGCTGAGTCTTTGACAAAGGATCGCCTTGAGACAAACAAATGTTACCTTCTGGACTGTGGAGTAGAAGTCCTTGTTTGGATGGGAAGGGGCACCACTCTCGACGAAAGGAAGAGTGCTAGCAAAGCAGCAGAA GAGTTAGTTTCTCAACCTGATCGGCCACCAAAATGCCATGTAGTTCGTACAACGGAGGGATTTGAGACAGTGTCCTTCCGTTCAAAGTTCGATTCATGGCCTCAGACAGCCAATGTGGCAGCCCCTGAGGAAGGCAGGGGAAAGGTTGCAG CTATGCTGAGACGTCAAGGAGTTAACGTAAAAGGCCTTGTGAAATCTGAACCAGCTAAAGAGGAACCCCAGCCTTACATTGACTGCACGGGGGATTTGCAG GTTTGGCGTGTCAATGGTCAAGAGaagattcttcttcaagcatcGGACCAGTCGAAATTCTACAGTGGGGACTGTTACATATTTCAGTATTCATACCCAGGTGAAGATAGAGAGGAATACCTCATAGGAACATGGTTTGGGAAGAAAAGCATCGAG gaagagagagaggctgCTATTTCTCTAGCCACCAAGATGGTCGAGTCCTTAAAGTTCATGGCTACTCAG GCTCGCATATATGAAGGAAGTGAGCCAGTTCAGTTCTTCTCAATCATGCAGAGCTTCATTGTCTTCAAG GGTGGTCTGAGTGATGGGTACAAGAAACACATAGAGGAGAATCAACTTCCCGACGAAACATATAAGGAGGATACTTTGGCCCAGTTTAGAGTTCAAGGATCAGGACCCGAGAATATGCAAGCAATTCAAGTTGAACCA GTCGGATCCTCTTTGAATTCTTCTTATTGCTTCATACTTCAAAGCGACTCCTCAGTCTTTACGTGGATTGGAAGCCTTACAAGCCCAGAGGATCAGGAGCTTTTGGAGAGGCAGCTTGATCTAATAAAG CCTAATGCACAGCCAAAAATGCAAAAGGAAGGGGCCGAGTCAGACCAATTCTGGGAGCTGCTAGGTGGGAAGACAGAGCACCCAACTCAGAAGATTGCAAGAAATGGCATGGACGATCCTCACCTGTTCTGTTGTGCTATTTCAGATG GAAATTTAAAG GTCACAGAGATATACAACTTTGACCAGGACGATCTGATGACTGAAGACATATTCGTTCTCGATTGTCAGTCGGAAATATATGTCTGGGTTGGGCAGCAAGTCAATAACAAGAATAAAATGCAGGCTTTGAAGGCCGGAGAG AATTTCCTCGAGCGCGACTTTCTAATGGAGAAGTTGTCCCACGAAGCTCCGTTGTATGTGATCATGGAAGGAAGCGAACCAAAGTTCTTCACTCGCTTCTTCAAGTGGGACTCTGTGAAATCTGCG ATGCATGGGAACTCGTTCGAAAGGAAACTCGCGATATTGAAACATGGTGGCACTTCAAATATAGAT AAACCAAAACGGAGAGTGCCGATTTTACATGGAGGGCGAGCGAGCGTGCCGGAGAAATCACAGCGTTCAAGAAGTGTGTCTTTCAGCCCTGACCGTGCTCGTGTGAGAGGGAGATCCCCAGCTTTCAATGCCCTTGCTGCCAATTTCGAGAACCCCAATGCAAGGAATCTTTCGACGCCACCCCCCATGATCCGAAAGCTCTATCCCAAGTCAGTGACCCCAGACTCCTCTAGGCTGGCATCTAAATCTGCTGCCATAGCTGCCCTTACTGCCCCTTTCGAGAAGTCAGCACCTCCACCCCAGCAATTACGTATACCGCGATCAGTTAAAG CGTCACCTGAGGCAGCGAAATCAAACTCGGAGGAGAAACCCATCGAGGATTCAAAGACCAATAAGATAGAGTCAATTCAAGAGGATgtgaaagaaggagaagctgaagatgaagaagggcTCACACTATACCCATATGAACGTCTCACGACAACATCAACGGATCCTGTTACAGACATTGACATTACCAAGAGAGAG GCTTACTTGTCAGCAGCGGATTTCAGTGAGAAGTTTGGGATGACAAAGGAGGCCTTCTACAAGCTGCCCAAATGGAAACAGAACAAGCTCAAGATGGCCCTTCAGTTGTTCTGA